From the genome of Leptodactylus fuscus isolate aLepFus1 chromosome 1, aLepFus1.hap2, whole genome shotgun sequence, one region includes:
- the LOC142199296 gene encoding proteinase-activated receptor 1-like produces the protein MAIVMFLLKIKIKTPAVVYMLNLAIADVLFVAVLPFNIVYRFSGNNWKIGEGMCRIVTAAFYCNMYCSILLMTSISVDRYMAVVFPIHSRSWRTKKRAWLVCVFIWLISIASTVPLLLTKQTIYIDSLDITTCYDVLELKKQQQFYMYYFTAFSSIFFFFPLFITIFCYVVIIRTLSKRSKDIENSSKKRRAICLTIIVLTVFIICFGPTNIIFLMHYLHFLNGYSESLYYAYILCACISSISSCLDPLMYYYASSNYQKYVYSLLHCSRPNTLQTKQTPQESSPLK, from the coding sequence ATGGCAATTGTAATGTTTCTACTAAAGATAAAAATCAAGACGCCGGCAGTAGTCTATATGCTGAACTTGGCCATAGCTGATGTGCTTTTTGTTGCCGTGCTGCCTTTCAACATTGTGTACAGATTCTCAGGGAACAACTGGAAAATCGGGGAAGGAATGTGCCGAATTGTGACTGCGGCATTTTACTGTAACATGTACTGCTCCATCCTGCTCATGACTAGTATAAGTGTGGACAGGTACATGGCCGTGGTGTTTCCAATACACTCTCGTTCCTGGCGCACAAAGAAACGGGCTTGGCTGGTGTGTGTCTTTATCTGGCTTATATCTATAGCTAGCACCGTGCCTCTTCTTCTTACCAAGCAAACTATTTACATTGACTCATTGGACATTACAACTTGCTATGATGTGCTGGAGCTAAAGAAACAACAGCAATTCTATATGTACTACTTCACTGCCTTCTCctcaatttttttcttctttccattATTTATTACAATCTTCTGTTATGTTGTCATTATCCGAACCTTGAGTAAAAGATCTAAGGACATTGAAAATTCTTCTAAGAAAAGAAGAGCTATTTGCTTAACTATTATAGTCCTCACTGTGTTCATTATTTGCTTTGGTCCTACAAACATCATCTTTCTAATGCATTATCTGCACTTCCTCAATGGATATTCTGAGTCTCTATACTATGCATATATTCTGTGTGCCTGTATCAGCAGTATAAGTAGTTGTCTTGATCCTTTAATGTATTACTATGCATCATCAAATTATCAAAAGTATGTATATAGCTTATTACACTGTTCAAGACCCAATACACTGCAAACCAAGCAGACACCCCAAGAAAGTTCTCCTCTTAAGTAA